One segment of Leptospirillum ferrooxidans C2-3 DNA contains the following:
- a CDS encoding DUF1207 domain-containing protein yields the protein MNLSKTFGKSISGRYFSSSEFFLAISIFLGSMIVAPSIAQSAPQSSPDPTTAQTPSAVLYQDPFTPEEDEKDGAINENGYRVLFFPQGDPFTPLLADPRQPTSNISYFLGSNNHYGQFDGTFGADIGIVRWESEVSGINKSIQVGVMGAAFSRFAFVQTATFLESTDFIIGLPITIRYNKFSTRIFFYHDSSHTGYSYTSLMNLNKNTDYGQELLQIIPSYDVTRYFRIYGGGAYRVVGLGFYPSAQDSLIGQAGFELYAPEWKAAYSRAYMALNILSQGINGYTPSEDLQIGILTHRPASWVQFRTAIDFYNGYSPMYDFPFLKENYVALGAYFDF from the coding sequence GTGAACCTTTCTAAAACCTTTGGAAAGTCTATAAGCGGAAGATATTTTTCTTCGTCCGAATTTTTTCTTGCCATATCCATTTTCCTGGGATCCATGATTGTCGCTCCTTCAATTGCTCAGTCTGCACCCCAGTCCTCACCGGATCCCACAACAGCTCAAACTCCTTCAGCGGTCCTATACCAGGATCCCTTTACACCGGAAGAAGATGAAAAAGACGGAGCCATTAATGAAAACGGGTACAGGGTACTGTTTTTTCCACAAGGTGATCCCTTCACCCCACTTCTGGCTGATCCGAGACAACCGACGAGTAATATCAGCTACTTCCTGGGCTCAAACAATCATTACGGACAGTTCGACGGGACGTTTGGTGCTGATATCGGGATTGTCCGATGGGAAAGCGAGGTTTCCGGAATCAATAAATCCATTCAGGTGGGTGTTATGGGCGCAGCGTTTTCACGATTTGCCTTTGTTCAGACAGCAACCTTTCTGGAAAGCACCGATTTTATCATCGGTCTGCCCATCACGATCCGGTACAACAAGTTTTCCACCAGGATCTTTTTCTATCACGACAGCTCCCACACGGGGTATAGCTATACAAGTTTAATGAATCTGAATAAGAATACAGACTATGGACAAGAATTACTCCAGATTATTCCGTCATACGATGTGACCCGGTATTTTCGTATCTACGGAGGAGGTGCTTACCGTGTTGTTGGTCTGGGCTTCTATCCGTCGGCACAAGACTCCCTGATTGGCCAGGCGGGGTTCGAGCTCTATGCGCCAGAATGGAAGGCAGCCTATTCAAGAGCTTATATGGCGTTAAATATTCTTTCCCAGGGGATCAATGGCTATACCCCGTCAGAAGATCTTCAGATCGGTATCCTGACACACAGGCCTGCCTCATGGGTTCAGTTCAGGACAGCGATTGATTTTTATAACGGTTATTCACCAATGTATGATTTTCCTTTCTTGAAAGAAAATTATGTTGCCCTCGGAGCATATTTTGATTTTTAG
- a CDS encoding cold-shock protein, whose amino-acid sequence MARGHVKWFNANKGYGFISQENGEDIFVHYTAIGGSGFKTLEEGQLVEFEIQSGSKGPQAANVTKVNA is encoded by the coding sequence ATGGCAAGAGGACATGTTAAGTGGTTTAATGCAAACAAAGGCTATGGCTTTATTTCCCAAGAGAACGGTGAGGACATTTTTGTTCACTACACCGCCATCGGCGGATCCGGATTTAAAACCCTTGAAGAAGGTCAGCTTGTGGAATTCGAGATCCAGAGTGGGTCCAAGGGACCTCAAGCCGCCAATGTGACAAAGGTTAACGCCTAA
- a CDS encoding sigma 54-interacting transcriptional regulator, translating into MDINSNELLRAILEASKEPQVIVGSDFRIHAINAGAKKQLCIASDDRLEGLPCKTILGSELCRSACTFKRTVAEGPLTLESTPACLSNHDEKLITVQTSILSLGSELQGVLKTFSPPRPESSNDLSNVENRKILPRTSSSLPGEQFNASLMKIISGPGQTSLPIIIEGETGTGKEFLARMIHENGPRKKGPFVVLDATHFSNEIADSLLFGHRKGTFTGAIGDQKGRLESSDKGTLFIDELQNMSLSIQMKLLRFLDRKTLVPLGSSAEISIDTRILVATNEPLSALLSNGRLRPDFFYRIRGKTIRIPPLREQLEEIPDLLNWKFQQWEQENKTPPPLVLPDAMKALQSYSWPGNIRELFSFLDYLLGSFASAEKVPVSWVKEELKSIMLDLSGGGFEDPEEMASERELIIQSLRSAEGEIGRTSELLGMSRTTLWRKMKKLGIRPFEGD; encoded by the coding sequence GTGGATATCAACTCAAATGAACTTCTGAGGGCCATACTTGAAGCCTCCAAGGAACCACAGGTTATCGTTGGCTCCGACTTCAGAATTCATGCGATCAATGCCGGCGCCAAAAAACAGCTTTGTATCGCATCTGACGACCGACTTGAGGGACTTCCCTGCAAAACCATTCTTGGCTCGGAGCTTTGCCGCTCAGCCTGCACTTTCAAAAGGACTGTCGCTGAGGGTCCGCTGACACTTGAATCCACACCAGCATGCTTAAGCAATCATGATGAAAAACTGATAACAGTTCAAACCAGCATTCTTTCCCTGGGAAGCGAGCTTCAGGGAGTCCTGAAAACCTTTTCCCCTCCCCGCCCGGAATCAAGCAACGATTTGAGCAATGTGGAAAATCGGAAGATTCTTCCCAGAACCTCTTCCTCTCTTCCGGGAGAACAATTTAACGCTTCCTTGATGAAGATCATCTCCGGACCGGGACAAACATCCCTGCCAATTATTATTGAGGGGGAAACCGGAACCGGGAAAGAGTTTCTCGCCAGGATGATTCATGAAAATGGTCCCAGAAAAAAAGGACCGTTTGTCGTTCTCGACGCAACACATTTTTCAAACGAAATTGCTGACTCGCTTTTGTTTGGCCATAGAAAAGGAACCTTCACCGGAGCAATCGGAGATCAGAAAGGCCGTCTGGAATCATCGGACAAAGGGACCCTTTTTATTGATGAACTTCAGAACATGTCTCTCTCAATCCAGATGAAGCTTCTGAGATTTCTGGACCGAAAAACTTTGGTCCCACTCGGCTCCTCCGCAGAGATCTCTATTGATACAAGGATCCTGGTCGCCACAAACGAGCCTCTATCTGCCCTTCTGTCAAATGGAAGGTTACGCCCCGACTTTTTCTACCGGATAAGGGGAAAAACGATTCGGATCCCTCCCCTTCGTGAACAGCTTGAAGAGATTCCCGACCTGCTCAACTGGAAATTTCAACAATGGGAGCAGGAAAACAAGACCCCTCCTCCGCTTGTTCTACCTGATGCAATGAAAGCACTCCAGTCCTACTCCTGGCCGGGGAACATTCGTGAACTTTTCTCTTTTCTGGACTACTTGCTGGGTTCTTTCGCTTCTGCTGAAAAAGTTCCAGTCAGTTGGGTCAAGGAAGAGCTGAAATCGATTATGCTCGATTTGTCAGGAGGAGGATTTGAGGACCCTGAAGAAATGGCTAGCGAAAGGGAGCTGATCATCCAGTCCCTCCGTTCTGCAGAAGGGGAAATCGGGAGAACGTCAGAATTGTTGGGGATGAGTAGAACCACATTGTGGCGGAAGATGAAAAAACTTGGGATTCGCCCGTTTGAGGGAGATTAG
- a CDS encoding DUF3105 domain-containing protein: MTGLLPVGENRIDQAWGDSSNTNPTPFPPLFGTAFGGPSSQSDQTTQKDPLLKYPSQGHVFVSDPSQCQSFAYSSDPPNSGAMTHEWIPQPQTPLKDISNCTIVHVLSKGNVLLFVNPKKLDPETLKAIDRLKGPPKPPSAFLSQEQIGYAVLVITTEKYKDPILLAAWRRLLPLSTWDQIIVNGFISNHLGNPHRGE; the protein is encoded by the coding sequence ATGACCGGTCTATTGCCCGTTGGCGAAAATAGGATCGATCAGGCTTGGGGAGACAGCTCGAATACCAACCCCACTCCGTTTCCACCCCTTTTTGGAACAGCTTTTGGCGGTCCATCATCCCAGTCCGATCAGACAACCCAAAAAGATCCACTTTTAAAATACCCCTCACAGGGTCACGTTTTTGTGTCGGATCCATCCCAGTGTCAATCGTTTGCGTATTCCTCAGATCCACCCAATTCCGGAGCGATGACTCACGAATGGATTCCTCAGCCACAAACACCCCTCAAGGATATTTCGAACTGCACCATCGTTCATGTTTTGTCAAAAGGAAATGTTCTGCTTTTTGTCAATCCGAAGAAGCTTGATCCGGAGACACTAAAAGCCATTGATAGACTCAAGGGGCCACCAAAGCCTCCTTCAGCATTTCTGTCGCAGGAGCAGATAGGGTATGCTGTCCTGGTGATTACCACAGAAAAATACAAGGACCCGATTCTCTTGGCTGCATGGAGACGTTTGCTCCCGTTATCGACGTGGGATCAAATCATCGTGAATGGATTCATCTCGAACCATCTCGGAAATCCTCACAGGGGAGAGTAG
- a CDS encoding ABC transporter permease has translation MNFFRIFFYLRDLFQIILTSFYDLGSILVKRRSYVPLLLQQILSIGFDAIPILTIVGLLLGMGTVAEAGLELPKLGIQNLVGTIIIHIILRIVGPFATAMVVIARSASAISVEIGNMRVSGELDTIEMLGVNLSFFLITPRIVGVLISMMALTFYFAICSFTGGFLMGLFGLSMPMVSLIESLKTSLTLSDLLVPLMDSAAFGLIIAAVAVYHGLSVGQSPNDVPRETNKALVNAIVLCTLVLTVIQIFLIFA, from the coding sequence TTGAATTTTTTTCGAATCTTTTTTTATCTGAGGGACCTCTTCCAAATCATCCTGACCTCTTTTTATGATTTGGGCTCGATCCTTGTGAAAAGGCGAAGCTACGTTCCTCTTCTGCTTCAGCAGATTCTTTCAATCGGTTTTGATGCCATTCCCATTCTGACGATTGTCGGACTCCTGCTCGGTATGGGCACAGTTGCCGAGGCCGGCCTTGAACTTCCCAAGCTTGGAATCCAGAATCTTGTCGGAACCATCATTATTCATATTATTCTGAGAATTGTTGGCCCTTTCGCCACGGCCATGGTTGTGATCGCCCGGTCTGCTTCCGCCATATCCGTTGAGATCGGTAACATGAGAGTTTCGGGAGAGCTCGACACGATCGAGATGCTTGGGGTGAATCTTTCTTTTTTCCTGATCACTCCGAGAATTGTGGGTGTTTTGATCTCGATGATGGCTTTGACCTTCTATTTCGCCATCTGCTCGTTTACCGGCGGTTTCCTGATGGGACTCTTTGGCCTATCGATGCCCATGGTGTCGCTGATTGAAAGCCTCAAGACCAGCCTTACGCTTTCAGACCTTCTCGTACCACTGATGGACAGCGCGGCCTTTGGCCTGATCATTGCCGCTGTTGCGGTTTATCATGGGCTTTCCGTAGGCCAGTCTCCGAATGATGTTCCCCGGGAAACCAACAAGGCCCTCGTCAATGCGATTGTTTTATGCACGCTGGTTCTGACTGTTATCCAGATCTTCCTGATCTTTGCCTGA
- a CDS encoding ATP-binding cassette domain-containing protein — protein sequence MATDTLLELENATFLPLGSDGPQLSSVYLDILKGEHTYILGKAGTGKSLLVKSIMGLIPLSSGSYSAFGRSMKDPDNLTLHYVRKKIGLLPENGILLNSLTVRENLAFPLKYLSQNKNERPYETVDQLLIDHQMEKIAHLYPYQIGINAQKSIGLLRALLFSPGLIILDDPYEGLDQDGIALFHQYFKAILEKQHTTILLFSRKPISPKGIFKRYLLMEIGNTFQKTDGEDSRFLKFPETFQH from the coding sequence ATGGCGACCGATACCCTTTTGGAGCTGGAAAATGCGACATTCCTTCCTCTGGGAAGCGATGGTCCCCAGCTATCATCGGTTTATCTTGATATTTTGAAGGGAGAACACACCTACATCCTGGGAAAGGCCGGGACAGGAAAATCTCTCCTGGTCAAATCCATCATGGGGCTGATTCCTCTTTCAAGCGGGAGCTACTCAGCCTTTGGCCGATCCATGAAAGATCCGGACAACCTGACACTCCATTATGTTCGAAAAAAGATCGGCCTTCTTCCTGAAAACGGGATTTTACTGAACTCCCTGACTGTCAGGGAGAATCTGGCGTTTCCCCTGAAATACCTGAGCCAGAATAAAAATGAACGGCCTTATGAAACCGTCGATCAGCTTCTGATAGACCATCAGATGGAAAAAATCGCGCATTTGTACCCCTACCAGATCGGGATCAACGCACAGAAAAGCATTGGTCTCCTGAGAGCTCTGCTGTTTTCTCCGGGACTGATCATTCTCGATGACCCGTATGAAGGACTTGATCAGGACGGAATCGCCCTTTTCCATCAATACTTTAAAGCCATTTTAGAGAAACAGCATACGACCATCCTCCTTTTTTCAAGAAAGCCGATCAGCCCCAAGGGGATTTTCAAGAGATACCTGCTCATGGAAATCGGTAACACTTTTCAAAAGACAGATGGCGAGGATTCCCGATTCCTGAAGTTTCCCGAAACGTTTCAGCATTAA
- a CDS encoding MlaD family protein: protein MKLHYVHRENEKRLERLAAFFLLIPLLGFFFGLYEVAVNQHAFDKRYRIYTILDQSFGIVPGVPVKLAGISIGEVKSVDFTKLNQIRVEMEVLRKYSPKIRQDSFITVEKSGIISGDVTLRISLGSPWLPVILPNHRIKGEAPLTLDQIMAKLNPTILNLQRIVANIADLSDSVDRGKGTVGAILKRQEIYDELRDTAGNVRQTSEKVRDSVDRLPSIMKNVDLSIKDVKAATPKLAPISKSALSLVVDTKKTISNADEILESLQQSWPLRDLIQTPQATLPLGQSTRDSLPYPQPSSAGGKSP, encoded by the coding sequence ATGAAACTTCATTATGTTCACCGGGAAAACGAAAAACGACTGGAGAGGCTTGCTGCCTTTTTTCTTCTCATCCCCCTGTTGGGCTTCTTTTTTGGTCTGTATGAAGTGGCCGTCAATCAGCACGCCTTTGACAAAAGGTATCGGATCTATACGATTCTCGACCAGTCCTTCGGTATTGTCCCTGGCGTTCCTGTCAAGCTTGCCGGTATCTCCATCGGAGAGGTGAAATCGGTAGACTTTACCAAGCTGAACCAGATCCGTGTCGAAATGGAGGTTCTCAGAAAGTACTCTCCCAAAATCCGGCAGGATTCCTTCATTACCGTTGAAAAGTCCGGGATCATTTCCGGAGACGTGACCCTCAGGATCAGTCTGGGTTCTCCATGGCTTCCGGTCATCCTTCCAAACCACAGGATCAAGGGCGAGGCGCCGCTGACTCTCGACCAGATCATGGCAAAGCTTAATCCGACGATCTTGAACCTCCAGAGGATTGTCGCCAATATTGCCGACCTTTCGGATTCTGTCGATCGCGGAAAAGGAACGGTCGGGGCCATTTTGAAGCGACAGGAAATTTATGACGAACTTCGGGATACCGCCGGGAATGTCCGGCAAACTTCTGAAAAGGTGCGAGACTCCGTTGACCGGCTTCCGTCGATCATGAAAAATGTCGATCTCTCCATCAAGGATGTCAAAGCGGCCACACCCAAGCTGGCACCGATTTCAAAGTCGGCACTGTCATTGGTTGTTGATACCAAGAAAACCATATCCAATGCGGACGAAATCCTGGAAAGCCTTCAGCAGAGCTGGCCTCTTCGGGATTTGATCCAGACACCACAGGCCACATTGCCCTTGGGCCAGTCGACAAGGGATTCCCTTCCCTATCCGCAACCATCGTCTGCCGGAGGGAAGTCACCATGA
- a CDS encoding formate dehydrogenase accessory protein FdhE, whose translation MIMDREKRLAAHIKARPHLRDIFEFQHRIEEIWNSSSPDDFLPVVCLSEPDVRQRMKEGTPLIDRPLFSKISLTNSESQMRRILTVMKTGGGEREVLASKMASYLRGSGRGEAWFIRSILAHDDGFLDRVSQETEVPGPLLLHLLRMSLRISFERLHETLRTVLRNLDWDYPLCPVCGAAPSIGQTISPDERRYFCYFCSFSWLAHPPEGCPSCGLIDPDRVNLLYKHPEENQGILACEGCFSYLKVVDQRYAEEDLDSDFQEILGIHLDLAAMEMGFHPLGQPPGRAEIIVRPGIDSPKF comes from the coding sequence ATGATTATGGATCGGGAAAAACGTCTTGCAGCTCACATAAAGGCCAGACCTCACCTGAGGGATATCTTTGAATTCCAGCACCGGATTGAGGAGATATGGAATTCCTCATCTCCGGACGATTTTCTGCCAGTTGTCTGTCTTTCCGAGCCGGATGTCCGTCAAAGAATGAAGGAAGGAACACCTCTGATTGACAGGCCGCTTTTTTCAAAGATTTCCCTGACAAATTCGGAAAGTCAGATGAGACGCATCCTCACGGTGATGAAAACCGGTGGGGGAGAGCGTGAGGTCCTCGCTTCAAAAATGGCCTCCTACCTTCGGGGATCGGGAAGGGGTGAGGCCTGGTTTATCCGTTCGATTCTGGCTCATGACGACGGATTCCTGGATCGTGTCTCCCAGGAGACCGAGGTTCCTGGTCCATTGCTTCTCCACCTTCTGAGGATGTCTCTCAGAATTTCCTTTGAGCGTCTTCATGAAACACTGAGAACGGTCCTCCGTAACCTGGACTGGGACTACCCCCTGTGTCCGGTCTGTGGAGCGGCACCGTCCATCGGACAAACGATTTCCCCGGACGAGCGACGTTATTTTTGCTACTTTTGTTCCTTTTCCTGGTTGGCCCACCCTCCGGAAGGCTGTCCTTCCTGTGGACTGATTGACCCGGACCGGGTTAACCTTCTCTATAAACACCCCGAGGAAAACCAGGGGATACTCGCCTGTGAAGGTTGTTTTTCCTATCTGAAAGTCGTCGACCAGCGCTATGCGGAAGAAGATCTTGACTCGGACTTTCAGGAAATTCTCGGGATCCATCTGGATCTCGCTGCGATGGAAATGGGATTTCATCCACTTGGTCAGCCGCCAGGAAGAGCTGAAATCATTGTCAGACCAGGGATAGACAGTCCAAAGTTTTAA
- a CDS encoding RelA/SpoT family protein, with the protein MNNHDVSDLKETTVIPISSIVHTVTIDQLIEETSKYNLPEESQAKIRQAYELSAKAHEGQFRRSGESYVEHPLNVAWILASMKVDATCLITALLHDTLEDTTLSSEQIESLFGSKVVSLIDGVTKIGKFHFQATKAEKQAENFRKMLLSMSEDIRVILVKLADRLHNMRTISSLNIDRQRAIAQETLEIYAPLANRLGIGWIKSELEDLSFSVQDRETYLDLKVKVSNRRRERKNYISTIVKTVQEALIANNLQGEVQGRYKHIYSIYRKMTIQEIPFEEIYDLMGIRIITDTKLNCYAILGLLHSLWKPMAGRIKDFIAVPKSNMYQSLHTTVIGSEGIPVEFQIRTEEMHRVAEEGIAAHWNYKENADGSPAEGERKVVAWLRQLVEWQKELPDNREFMDSVKVNLFPDEVYVFTPKGQVKEMIKGSTAIDFAYSIHTELGHHCMGARINGRWSPIKTELQSGDIVEIISSPSQSPSKDWLRFVATPRARARVRHWLKEEEDRQSAEIGRKSLENEFRKARLNLSDYLKSPYLEVILSYSDQPAPTLENVYSRIGFGQLSPNVVLRKLVPVTQETPEQELPHESFPVSNHPVVVRGGGKDLLISLARCCSPVPGEEIIGYISRGRGVVIHSRDCPNLVHLSIQKERLIQSTWDNDPNNLFEVQIRVLMEDKPGMLAGVSAAISEKGANINHAEVKQDRHKMAVIEIALGVKNTSDLESIMEAIRRVKGVISVQRLKRMTGENSRRSEPA; encoded by the coding sequence ATGAATAACCATGATGTTTCGGACCTCAAGGAAACAACGGTCATTCCGATCTCTTCGATCGTCCATACCGTGACGATCGATCAGCTGATCGAGGAAACCAGCAAATATAACCTTCCAGAGGAATCACAGGCCAAAATCCGGCAGGCCTATGAACTCTCCGCAAAGGCCCACGAGGGACAGTTCCGACGTTCTGGGGAATCCTATGTGGAACACCCCCTGAATGTCGCATGGATTCTTGCAAGCATGAAGGTCGACGCAACCTGTCTGATTACGGCACTTCTCCACGATACGCTTGAGGATACGACCCTTTCCTCCGAACAGATTGAATCCCTTTTCGGAAGCAAGGTTGTCTCCCTTATCGATGGAGTCACCAAAATCGGAAAGTTCCACTTTCAGGCAACAAAAGCGGAAAAGCAGGCCGAAAACTTCCGAAAGATGCTCCTGTCCATGTCGGAAGATATTCGGGTTATTCTCGTCAAACTGGCTGATCGTTTGCACAACATGAGAACAATCTCCTCCCTGAACATCGACAGACAGAGAGCCATAGCCCAGGAAACACTGGAAATTTACGCTCCCCTGGCCAACCGTCTTGGAATCGGCTGGATCAAATCCGAACTTGAGGACCTTTCTTTTTCCGTTCAGGACAGGGAAACCTATCTGGATCTCAAGGTCAAGGTTTCCAATCGCAGACGGGAAAGAAAAAACTATATCAGCACGATTGTAAAGACCGTCCAGGAAGCCCTGATCGCGAACAACCTTCAGGGAGAAGTCCAGGGCCGATACAAGCATATTTATAGTATCTACAGGAAAATGACCATTCAGGAAATCCCGTTTGAAGAGATTTATGATCTGATGGGGATCCGGATCATCACCGACACAAAGCTCAACTGCTACGCTATCTTGGGGCTCCTGCACAGCTTGTGGAAGCCTATGGCCGGAAGGATCAAGGATTTTATCGCAGTTCCCAAGTCCAACATGTACCAGTCGCTGCATACAACCGTTATCGGCTCCGAGGGAATTCCCGTGGAGTTCCAGATCCGGACGGAAGAGATGCACCGAGTCGCGGAGGAGGGAATCGCTGCCCACTGGAACTACAAGGAAAATGCCGACGGCTCCCCCGCCGAGGGAGAGAGAAAGGTTGTCGCCTGGCTTCGACAACTGGTTGAATGGCAAAAAGAACTGCCGGACAACCGGGAGTTCATGGACTCTGTCAAGGTCAACCTTTTCCCCGACGAGGTCTATGTTTTCACGCCGAAGGGCCAGGTGAAGGAAATGATCAAGGGATCGACGGCCATCGACTTTGCCTACAGCATTCATACAGAGCTTGGACATCACTGTATGGGCGCCAGAATCAACGGACGCTGGTCACCGATCAAGACGGAACTTCAGAGTGGCGACATTGTCGAAATCATCTCCAGCCCCTCCCAATCTCCCAGCAAGGACTGGCTTCGTTTTGTGGCAACACCAAGAGCCCGCGCCAGGGTTCGTCATTGGCTCAAGGAAGAAGAAGACCGGCAGAGTGCGGAAATTGGCAGGAAGTCTCTTGAAAATGAATTCAGGAAAGCTCGCCTGAATCTTTCCGATTACCTGAAATCGCCTTACCTTGAAGTCATCCTCAGTTACTCGGACCAGCCGGCACCGACACTTGAAAATGTCTATTCCAGAATCGGATTTGGCCAACTTTCTCCCAATGTCGTACTCAGGAAGCTCGTTCCTGTCACTCAGGAAACACCCGAGCAGGAACTCCCCCACGAATCCTTCCCTGTCTCCAACCATCCTGTTGTTGTCCGCGGTGGAGGGAAGGATCTTTTGATCAGTCTGGCCCGATGTTGCAGTCCTGTTCCCGGCGAGGAGATCATAGGATATATCTCAAGGGGAAGGGGAGTCGTCATTCATTCCAGAGACTGCCCCAATCTGGTTCACCTCTCTATCCAGAAGGAGAGGTTGATCCAGTCAACATGGGACAATGATCCCAATAACCTTTTTGAAGTCCAGATCAGGGTGCTGATGGAAGACAAGCCTGGAATGCTCGCCGGAGTGTCAGCGGCCATTTCGGAAAAGGGTGCCAATATCAATCATGCTGAAGTCAAACAGGATCGACATAAGATGGCTGTCATTGAAATCGCCCTTGGAGTCAAAAACACTTCGGATCTGGAGTCCATCATGGAAGCCATCCGAAGGGTGAAAGGGGTCATCAGTGTCCAGCGACTCAAACGAATGACCGGGGAGAATTCCCGTAGATCGGAACCCGCATGA
- a CDS encoding DHH family phosphoesterase, with amino-acid sequence MQSPRNEYDSPNGWSIPQIHDEKILSLSRELGTDPVWARMLLGRGFDGGSAKRAFTSPLPPGEESLGDFTLAFQILCHVLETASPIAVYADLDVDGVTSATMFSRFLRRRKHPYITLLVHRNDGHGLKRERLLALVAKGFRYLLVADMGTSDISLLEEMKSLGLTTIVVDHHLLREEWPANLALVHPRGRSCLTAVGSLYVLLAPFFQNDEEREMAFLAGLAVLADRAPLLDGNRYFIRALRDQASLEAFPGIRSLLRRRLQRRVMVNDYSFLVIPAINAPGRMSDPYPAFELLMATSEVEGERLAQIVLEINRHRQETEWSLYEEIRKVWDGCPVVFQPGWAPGIMGRIAHRLCEEFNVSVFVGTLTKDGAVRGSLRLRGGDTLDTVLKCLEGLPIQGGGHAKAGGLGFPVEILDMVRRKLSSQLNKKEEPSYGLNSDLEIDAFLPAYYRSTSFWEGLGALLPFGEGFQPPKLGVRNALIERIEDGRGRTVLCHFRWKHGLERAAIRSGLQVPHSGERVDLVMTPELVGKGDRVERHFSICSYRIHE; translated from the coding sequence ATGCAATCGCCAAGGAATGAGTATGACAGTCCTAACGGTTGGTCGATTCCTCAAATCCATGATGAGAAAATTCTGTCCCTGTCCAGGGAACTGGGAACAGACCCGGTCTGGGCCAGAATGCTTCTTGGCAGAGGCTTTGACGGAGGGTCGGCCAAACGTGCGTTTACTTCGCCCCTTCCTCCCGGTGAGGAGTCCCTTGGGGACTTCACTCTTGCGTTTCAGATCTTGTGCCATGTCCTGGAAACAGCCTCTCCCATAGCTGTCTATGCCGATCTTGATGTTGACGGTGTCACCTCCGCCACCATGTTCTCCAGATTTTTAAGGAGAAGAAAACACCCCTATATCACACTTCTGGTCCACAGAAATGACGGTCATGGCTTGAAGCGGGAACGTCTTCTCGCCCTTGTCGCAAAAGGGTTCCGTTACCTGCTGGTAGCGGATATGGGAACCTCCGATATTTCCCTGTTGGAGGAAATGAAATCGCTCGGGCTCACGACCATCGTTGTGGATCATCATTTGCTCAGGGAAGAGTGGCCTGCCAATCTTGCACTTGTCCATCCACGCGGCCGTTCCTGTCTGACCGCAGTCGGAAGCTTGTATGTCCTTCTGGCTCCTTTTTTTCAGAATGATGAAGAAAGGGAAATGGCGTTTCTGGCCGGCCTCGCGGTCCTGGCCGACAGGGCTCCCCTCCTGGACGGGAACCGGTATTTTATCCGGGCCCTGAGGGACCAAGCCTCTCTTGAAGCCTTTCCCGGAATCCGGTCCCTCCTGAGACGTCGTCTCCAAAGACGGGTTATGGTCAATGACTACTCTTTCCTCGTCATCCCTGCGATCAATGCTCCTGGAAGAATGTCCGATCCATATCCGGCATTCGAGCTTCTGATGGCCACATCGGAGGTCGAAGGAGAACGGCTTGCGCAGATTGTTCTGGAAATCAACCGCCATCGCCAGGAAACAGAGTGGTCCCTCTACGAAGAGATTCGAAAAGTATGGGATGGATGTCCGGTGGTTTTTCAGCCGGGTTGGGCGCCAGGAATCATGGGTCGGATCGCGCACAGGCTCTGTGAAGAATTCAATGTCTCGGTCTTTGTCGGCACATTGACAAAAGATGGCGCAGTCAGAGGTTCCCTGCGTCTTAGGGGAGGGGATACGCTCGATACCGTTCTCAAATGTCTCGAAGGCCTTCCCATTCAGGGCGGAGGCCATGCCAAGGCAGGTGGTCTCGGTTTTCCGGTCGAGATTCTTGATATGGTCAGGAGAAAGCTTTCATCGCAATTGAATAAAAAAGAAGAACCTTCATATGGCCTGAACTCAGATCTTGAAATTGACGCATTTCTTCCTGCCTATTATCGATCCACTTCTTTTTGGGAGGGTCTTGGAGCCCTTCTGCCCTTTGGGGAAGGATTCCAGCCACCGAAGCTTGGCGTCAGGAATGCATTGATTGAAAGGATCGAGGATGGAAGAGGAAGAACAGTGCTGTGCCATTTTCGCTGGAAACATGGTCTTGAAAGGGCGGCGATCAGAAGCGGTCTGCAGGTTCCCCACTCTGGAGAGCGTGTGGACCTTGTCATGACTCCTGAACTTGTTGGAAAGGGGGATAGAGTGGAGAGACACTTTTCGATCTGCTCTTATCGCATCCATGAATAA